CGCCCTCTGAAGAACCGAGGATGCCTCGTCTTCCCCGATATAGCTGAGCATCATCACAGCGGAAAGGATCATGGCAAGGGGATTGACCCTGTTGAGGCCCCTGTATTTGGGGGCACTGCCGTGGGTGGGCTCGAATACCGCTATGCCGTCCCCGATGTTTGCACCCGGAGCAAGCCCGAGACCGCCTATCAACCCGGCGCCGAGATCTGAAACTATATCACCGTAGAGATTCGGGAGGACAAGCACATCATAAAGCTCGGGCTTCTGGACGAGTTGCATACACATATTATCAATGATTCTGTCCTCGAATTCAATACCCGGAAAATCCTCCGAGACCCTCCTGGCAATATCGAGAAAGAGGCCGTCCGAGAATTTCATTATATTGGCCTTATGGACGGCGGTTACCTTTGCTCTTTTATTCATCACGGCATACTCAAAGGCAAACCTGACGATCCTCTCGGTGCCGAATACGGAAATGGGTTTTATGCTTATGCCCGAGTCCTCCCTGATCCGGCGACCCGTTGTCTTTTCAATGTAATCAATAAGCCTTAGGGTGTCTTCTTCCCCTTTTTCAAACTCTATCCCGGCATAGAGGTCCTCCGTGTTTTCCCTGACTATAACGAGGTCGATATCCTCATATTTTGTGCGTGCACCCCTGTAACTCCTGCACGGTCTTACACAGGCATAGAGGTCGAGTTCCTGTCTCAGGGTGACATTAACGCTCCTGAACCCCTTACCCACGGGCGTTGTAACAGGGCCTTTAATTGCAACCCTGTTCCTCCTGATAGACTCCAGAACCCTCGCAGGCAGGGGAGTGCCTTCCTCCCTGTAGACATCCTCACCCGCATTCTGGACGTCCCATTCTATGTCCACACCTGTTGCTTCTATGACCCTGACGGTGGCCTCGCTTATCTCGGGACCGATACCGTCACCTGGAATAAGAGTAATCCTGTACATATCACCTCCTTAAAACAAAGAGGACCTATTATACAAAAAGACTTTTCTTGACTTCAATGCTGGCTCTAATTTATGATAACATTCAATGTTGAAAGAGATAGCCATAGGCTCCGACCATGCCGGACTGGAGATGAAAAACCGGATAAAGGCCCTCCTGATCCGCTGCGGTTATACTCCTCTTGATTTAGGCACCAACGATGAGTGCTCCGTTGACTACCCGGATTTTGGAGAGAAGGTCTCGGAAGCGGTTTCCTCGGGTGAAACGGCAAGGGGCATTCTTATATGCGGGACCGGTATCGGCATGTCTATTG
This genomic stretch from bacterium BMS3Abin08 harbors:
- the icd gene encoding isocitrate dehydrogenase [NADP]; this translates as MYRITLIPGDGIGPEISEATVRVIEATGVDIEWDVQNAGEDVYREEGTPLPARVLESIRRNRVAIKGPVTTPVGKGFRSVNVTLRQELDLYACVRPCRSYRGARTKYEDIDLVIVRENTEDLYAGIEFEKGEEDTLRLIDYIEKTTGRRIREDSGISIKPISVFGTERIVRFAFEYAVMNKRAKVTAVHKANIMKFSDGLFLDIARRVSEDFPGIEFEDRIIDNMCMQLVQKPELYDVLVLPNLYGDIVSDLGAGLIGGLGLAPGANIGDGIAVFEPTHGSAPKYRGLNRVNPLAMILSAVMMLSYIGEDEASSVLQRAVAEVISEGSSVTYDMKPDPDDPTAAGTSEVADVIVRKIKSGK